A segment of the Mycobacterium intracellulare ATCC 13950 genome:
GAGGTCATGGGGGTCTCGGTAATCCGCCGCCTGGTCGTCCCTCGCTTCGCCGCCGCCATCATGGTCGGCGTGGCGCTGACCGGAATCACCTGCTTCGTCGGCTTTTTGGCCAGTTATCTGTTCAACGTCTACTTCCAACGCGGCGCACCGGGAAGTTTCGTGGCGACGTTTTCGTCGTTCGCCACCACGGAGGACATGATCGTCGCGCTGCTCAAGGCCGTGATCTACGGAGCCATCGTGGCGGTAATCGCCTGCCAAAAAGGGCTTTTCACCAAGGGCGGGCCGGCGGGCGTGGCCAACTCGGTGAACGCGGCCGTGGTGGAGTCGATTTTGGTGCTGATGATCGTCAACGTCGGGATCAGCCAGTTGTACAACACGCTGTTCCCCAGGACGGGACTGTGAAATGACGGCCTCCGCATACGTTCCCGGACTCGCACGACCGTTCATCGGCGCGTACCGGGTCGCGGCCGCACCTACCATGCGGCTGGGACACATGCTGGTCTTCTTCGTCCGTGCCGTGCTCGCGGTGCCGATCGTGCTTCGGCAATACCGCACGGAATTCCTACGATTGCTGTCGAACATCGCCTGGGGCAACGGCTCGATCGTGGTCGGCGGCGGCACCGCCGGCGTCGCGGTGGTCCTCGGCTTCACCGCCGGCGCACTGGTGGCCGTGGAGGGATACAACTTTCTCAACCTGCTCGGCCTCGGCCCCGCCACCGGGATCATCTCGTCACTGGTCAACACCCGCGAACTGGCGCCCATCATGGCCTCCCTGGCGTTCGCGATGCAGGCCGGCTGCCGGTTCACCGCCCAACTCGGCGCCATGCGCATCGCCGAAGAGATCGACGCCCTGGAATCCCTGGCGATACGCCCCATCCCGTTCCTGGTCACGACGAGGCTGATGGCCTCCGTCATCGCCGTCATCCCGCTCTACATCGCCTGCCTCGCCGTCACCTACCTCACGTGCCAGGTGGTCGCCAACATCATCAGCGGCGGATCGATCGGCCCGTACCTGCACTACTTCACCATGATGCTCAGCACCAAGGACATCGCCTACTCGGTACTCAAATGCGTTGTCTTCGTGTGGCTTTCCTCCACCGTGCAGTGTTACTACGGGTTCTACGCCGCGGGCGGACCCGAGGGCGTGGGCGTCGCGGCCGGCCATGCCATGCGGGCGAGCATCACCGTCGTGATCATGGTCAACATGTTGCTCACGATGGCGCTGTGGAGCATCGACGCCGGCGCGAGATT
Coding sequences within it:
- a CDS encoding ABC transporter permease, with amino-acid sequence MTASAYVPGLARPFIGAYRVAAAPTMRLGHMLVFFVRAVLAVPIVLRQYRTEFLRLLSNIAWGNGSIVVGGGTAGVAVVLGFTAGALVAVEGYNFLNLLGLGPATGIISSLVNTRELAPIMASLAFAMQAGCRFTAQLGAMRIAEEIDALESLAIRPIPFLVTTRLMASVIAVIPLYIACLAVTYLTCQVVANIISGGSIGPYLHYFTMMLSTKDIAYSVLKCVVFVWLSSTVQCYYGFYAAGGPEGVGVAAGHAMRASITVVIMVNMLLTMALWSIDAGARFGG